A genomic stretch from Anomalospiza imberbis isolate Cuckoo-Finch-1a 21T00152 chromosome 9, ASM3175350v1, whole genome shotgun sequence includes:
- the GPR52 gene encoding G-protein coupled receptor 52, whose translation MNQSRWIEWRTLNMSSSVMNISEHLSCPLGFGHYNAVDICILETVVIVLLTFLIIAGNLTVIFVFHCAPLLHHYTTSYFIQTMAYADLFVGVSCLVPTLSLLHYSTGVHESLTCQVFGYIISVLKSVSMACLACISVDRYLAITKPLSYNQLVTPCRLRICISLIWIYSCLIFLPSFFGWGKPGYHGDIFEWCATSWLTNAYFTGFIVCLLYAPAAFVICFTYFHIFKICRQHTKEISDRRARFPNHEGDAAGEAGHSPERRYAMVLFRITSVFYVLWLPYIIYFLLESSRVLENPALSFLTTWLAISNSFCNCVIYSLSNSVFRLGLRRLSETICSSCVCSKDRDVRDPKPRKRANSCSI comes from the coding sequence ATGAACCAGTCCCGATGGATTGAATGGAGGACTCTGAATATGAGCAGTAGTGTTATGAACATATCTGAGCACCTCTCCTGCCCTCTTGGATTTGGTCACTACAATGCAGTTGACATCTGTATCCTTGAGACAGTCGTTATTGTCTTGCtaacatttttaattattgcGGGTAACTTAACTGTGATATTTGTTTTCCACTGTGCTCCACTCCTGCATCATTACACCACCAGCTACTTTATTCAGACCATGGCCTATGCTGATCTTTTTGTTGGAGTCAGCTGCTTGGTTCCTACTTTGTCACTGCTCCACTACTCAACAGGTGTCCACGAGTCCTTGACTTGCCAAGTTTTTGGATACATCATCTCTGTGCTCAAAAGCGTATCTATGGCATGTCTTGCTTGCATCAGTGTGGATCGCTATCTCGCTATAACAAAGCCTCTCTCCTATAACCAACTGGTCACACCTTGTCGCTTGAGAATCTGCATCAGTCTGATCTGGATATACTCTTGCCTGATCttcttgccttctttttttGGTTGGGGAAAACCTGGTTACCATGGAGATATTTTTGAATGGTGTGCTACCTCCTGGCTAACTAATGCCTACTTTACTGGCTTTATTGTGTGCTTACTATACGCTCCTGCTGCCTTTGTCATATGTTTCACCTATTTCCACATCTTTAAAATCTGCCGGCAGCACACCAAAGAGATCAGTGATCGGAGAGCTCGATTTCCTAACCACGAAGGGGATGCTGCTGGGgaggctgggcacagccccgaaCGCCGCTATGCCATGGTTTTGTTCCGGATAACCAGCGTGTTCTACGTGCTCTGGCTCCCTTATATCATATACTTTCTGCTGGAAAGCTCTAGGGTGTTGGAAAACCCAGCACTCTCCTTCCTAACTACGTGGCTTGCTATAAGCAATAGTTTCTGCAACTGTGTGATATATAGCCTCTCCAACAGCGTTTTCAGGCTGGGACTACGGAGACTGTCAGAGACAATATGTTCATCTTGTGTGTGTTCAAAAGACAGGGATGTACGGGACCCTAAGCCAAGGAAACGGGCTAATTCCTGCTCCATTTAA